A portion of the Mesobacillus sp. AQ2 genome contains these proteins:
- a CDS encoding metallophosphoesterase family protein, with amino-acid sequence MRIAFAADIHGNAVALEEVLKDIQQRSVDKIIILGDICFRGPEPQRSLNLVRRLQTSVIKGNADEWLVRGIKLGEVAENSLEVMNKEREWTLSNLAKDDIQYLQCLPESMKLEIEGIRICAFHATPHSMFEIVPPDENEENLLKTMMVEEADIYVCAHIHKPYIKFFKGKCIINTGSVGLPFDGDKRASYTIMEVDSNFYQTSIIKVGYDVNNVIKQFNETDYPNKDLMIRLLKNAKT; translated from the coding sequence ATGCGTATAGCATTTGCAGCTGACATACATGGAAATGCAGTGGCTTTGGAAGAAGTATTAAAGGATATCCAACAAAGAAGTGTTGATAAAATTATTATATTGGGAGATATCTGTTTTAGAGGACCAGAACCACAGCGTTCACTAAACCTAGTTAGACGCCTGCAAACAAGTGTGATTAAAGGTAATGCTGATGAATGGCTAGTAAGAGGAATTAAATTGGGAGAAGTAGCGGAAAATTCCTTGGAGGTGATGAATAAAGAACGAGAATGGACTTTATCTAACTTGGCTAAGGATGATATTCAATATCTACAATGCTTACCAGAAAGTATGAAGCTTGAAATCGAGGGCATCCGAATATGTGCCTTTCATGCAACTCCGCATAGCATGTTTGAAATAGTACCGCCTGATGAAAATGAAGAAAACCTTCTGAAGACAATGATGGTTGAAGAAGCTGATATATATGTATGTGCCCATATCCATAAACCATATATTAAGTTTTTCAAAGGTAAATGTATTATTAATACAGGGAGTGTAGGATTGCCTTTTGATGGGGATAAAAGAGCTTCCTATACAATCATGGAAGTTGATAGTAACTTCTATCAAACTTCCATCATTAAAGTAGGGTATGACGTTAACAATGTAATCAAACAATTTAATGAAACAGATTATCCAAATAAGGATTTAATGATAAGACTTCTGAAGAACGCTAAAACATAA
- a CDS encoding VanZ family protein: MRLFFKSLFFILLTICYMAFIWIQSSYFDPESLVGISSSLSRSVFLLIGAALELAHLFQFGLLYLCIILVFLSLGRLRTWQEVTAAVIALGYGIVDEIHQLYVPFRSFSLGDIVKDIIGIFVFWWLVHRNYYFKKSSKFGRWLRNVTSI; encoded by the coding sequence ATGCGGTTGTTTTTCAAAAGCTTATTCTTTATACTTTTAACCATTTGCTATATGGCCTTTATTTGGATTCAATCAAGTTACTTTGATCCTGAAAGTTTAGTGGGTATTTCCAGTTCATTGAGCAGATCTGTTTTTCTGCTTATCGGTGCTGCTTTGGAGTTAGCTCATCTTTTTCAATTTGGCTTGTTGTACTTATGCATTATCCTTGTATTCCTCAGTTTAGGTAGGTTGCGAACCTGGCAAGAGGTAACTGCTGCTGTAATTGCTCTTGGGTACGGAATAGTTGATGAAATACACCAGTTATATGTTCCGTTTCGATCCTTTTCTTTAGGAGACATTGTGAAGGATATAATAGGTATTTTTGTATTTTGGTGGTTGGTGCACCGGAATTATTACTTTAAAAAGAGTTCAAAGTTTGGTCGCTGGTTAAGAAATGTAACATCAATTTAA
- a CDS encoding acyltransferase, with translation MSKIKGVISSFTWNFVVNGMAKSFLIPKIVRYYLYKLSGMRTNSSNIRAGCIFRGKSVVIEKDVFINHNVFIDAWETVIIKEKAAIAFDVLICTSSHKIGQPGKRAGISDRKPVVIGKGCWVGARATILPGVVLGDGCVIAAGAVVNKDCKPNTLYAGVPAKEVKTLETIYLTAQN, from the coding sequence GTGTCAAAAATTAAAGGGGTTATTTCATCATTTACATGGAACTTTGTCGTTAATGGGATGGCAAAGTCCTTTTTAATTCCTAAAATTGTAAGGTACTACTTATACAAATTATCTGGAATGAGAACAAATTCAAGCAACATAAGGGCAGGTTGCATATTCAGAGGTAAAAGTGTAGTTATAGAAAAAGACGTTTTCATTAATCATAATGTTTTTATTGACGCTTGGGAAACCGTAATCATCAAAGAGAAAGCTGCAATAGCATTTGATGTTTTAATATGTACATCAAGCCACAAAATCGGGCAACCAGGAAAAAGAGCAGGGATATCAGATAGAAAACCAGTAGTAATTGGAAAAGGCTGCTGGGTTGGTGCTAGAGCAACGATACTCCCAGGAGTGGTACTCGGTGATGGGTGCGTTATCGCAGCAGGCGCGGTAGTTAATAAAGATTGTAAACCTAATACCCTTTATGCGGGTGTACCTGCAAAAGAAGTTAAAACTTTGGAAACCATTTATCTAACTGCACAAAACTAA
- a CDS encoding S24/S26 family peptidase, whose translation MLFDLETIRFLKVAIEKDGFLELPAHGNSMFPLIQRGDVCKFVPCSPGSFGKGEIILFHTDHGQLIAHRFIRSESNDGFQHYLFKGDTNLGYDFPATPEQLIGKLSSIKKNRHNLSVHSSSVELWAKLITTLPVLSGILRKYLNWKSHYAEMWSTLWRKLNSL comes from the coding sequence ATGCTATTTGATCTTGAAACAATTCGTTTTTTAAAGGTTGCGATTGAGAAGGATGGCTTTCTTGAATTGCCTGCTCATGGGAACAGCATGTTTCCTCTAATCCAGAGAGGGGATGTATGCAAATTCGTACCATGCAGCCCGGGTTCTTTTGGGAAGGGAGAGATCATTTTATTCCACACCGATCACGGACAATTGATTGCTCACCGGTTTATCCGTTCAGAATCAAATGATGGCTTCCAACATTATCTTTTCAAAGGCGATACAAATCTTGGATATGATTTTCCCGCAACCCCTGAACAACTCATCGGAAAGCTTTCTTCTATTAAAAAGAATAGACACAATCTATCTGTGCATAGTTCCTCAGTTGAACTATGGGCAAAGCTGATCACGACCTTGCCTGTCCTGTCGGGAATCTTGAGGAAGTATCTTAACTGGAAATCTCATTATGCAGAAATGTGGAGTACCTTATGGCGAAAGTTAAACAGCTTATAA
- a CDS encoding PqqD family protein, translating into MVQFIQKNSFEATHIEDEWIILDTDQYTVTRLNDLGGFCWLKLREAQTVKSLHMAIDQEYGAECENEAIDKFLSDLEKCGLICHAI; encoded by the coding sequence ATGGTTCAATTTATTCAAAAAAATAGTTTTGAGGCAACCCATATTGAGGATGAGTGGATTATTCTGGATACTGATCAATATACGGTCACAAGGCTTAATGACCTGGGGGGATTTTGCTGGCTGAAGCTTCGCGAAGCTCAGACGGTGAAGAGTCTGCACATGGCAATTGACCAGGAATACGGTGCAGAGTGCGAAAATGAAGCTATTGATAAATTTCTATCTGATTTGGAGAAGTGTGGGTTGATTTGTCATGCTATTTGA